DNA sequence from the Simiduia curdlanivorans genome:
TCGAGTCGACAACCACCTTTGGAATCAGTCTGCGCAACTGTCTCGTCAATATCCAATCAACAGTATTGAGCGAGTTGAAGTTCTGTATGGCCCGTCCGCTGCTGTATACGGCCCCAATGCCTTCCTCGGTGTTATCAATATCATCACAAAAAGCGCTGCCGATACTGAACCCAACAGTACGACAATGGCGGCAACTTTATATACCGGCAGCTTCGATAGCCGCGCACTGGATCTGAGTTTACGTGGCAATTATGGCGATATTGGCTTCAGCCTAGGGGGGCGCCTTTTTAGCAGCGACGAGCCAGATATTAGCGACTATAGCCAATGGGGTTACACAAACCCAGCTCTCCTATCAGACCCCGACATTTGGGGTAATGGTATAGGCCTAGGCACAGACCCAGCAACGGGCAACCTTAGCCCAGCCGGGGATGTCAATGTCGATGGTCAAGTACAAGATGGCGAAAAAGTCAGAGGCAAGGCCGTTGGCACCTACTATGACCCCTCAGACAATCGCAGTATTTTTGCTGAGATCAATATTAAAAACTGGACACTAGGCGGCACCTATTGGGCTACAGATGAAGCCTACGGCCCCTACTACTCCTTCGCCGATGGGCAGCCGAATGCCCATTGGGTGCACACCTCTGGGCAAGCATTTTTAAACAATAAAACCAATCTCAACGACCAGACCATGCTATCGACAGACCTCGTCTATCGCGAAAATCGCGTGGGCGGCGATTGGATTGAATCCTTCGATACCGACGTTAGCTTTTCCAAGTGGAATAACTTCAGCTCCGCATGGCGCTTCGAACAACAGATAGACCACGCTGTTGATGAAAACCTTTCCGTCAGCTTGGGCATTAAATATGAACAAAAACGACTCGCCAAGCTCTACCTTATTTGTAATTATTTTGATGGCCTTGGTCTCTGCCCAGCCCAGGCTGAAAATTCGAGCGATGGCATGTCCTCCGATGGCAGCGGCGTGGTTAACGCGGCAGATATTAGCTCACTCAACCCCAGCCCTATGTCACCCTCGGTCGGTGAGAGGACAACACCAAAGAGTAACCAAATCGACACCATCGACCAAGGTGTTTTTGGTCAATTCATTTACGATATAGGCAAATGGCGCGTCAATGCCGGTGTGCGCTGGGACAATAACAGCGAATATGGCAGTGACATTAATCCTCGTATCGCAGCCATTTACCACCATACCGCGGCCACGACATTTAAACTTATTTACGGCGAAGCATTTCAAGAACCCTCGCCCAAAGAACTTTATGGCGAGTACAACGGCCGCGACGCTAACCAAACATTGGCGCCGGAAAAGGCGCGCAACTTGGAGTTTATTACCATACATCAGGGCAAATATGCTCTGCACGATTTATCGCTCTATGCTGCGCAATACACTAATGTCATTGCCGGCTCGGAAAATGTCGGCGGCAGGGATATTCATGGCTTTGAATACCGTGGCGATATTCGCCTCGGAAACCCAATCAGCAATTCCGCCGATATCACCGGAAAATTCTATTACACCTATACCCGCGCATTAGCCGAGCAGCAATTCGACAATGGCCAAGGCATCTGGGTCGACGACTATGATACTCAGGGTGATATTGCCCCCCATAAGGTCACCCTTATCGTCAATCTTCCCATTCAGCAACATTGGAATTTTAACCTTCGCGGCAATTGGGTGTCGGCGCGCGAGCTCTATTCAGAAAACCCGTTGCGTGATCAAAATATTCAGGCGAAGGCTTTTTTTAAGCTAGACGGAAACCTAACATTGGCGATAAATCAATGGCGCTTAGGTTTGAAAGTCGAAAACATTTTGTCAGAAAATTATTTGATGCCGGGAGTGGAAAGCGCGTCAAGCGGCAATGATTTCAGTATCGATGCCGATGGCTTTGAGAATTCGATGCTTGTTCAGGTCAACAAGCCCATATTTACGTTTAGTATGGGCGCAGAATTCTAGTCATGAGTAAGTACTTTTACGCTAACGCAGTGCAAATACTGGCAGTCGCACTTATAAGTTTGCTATTGATACCCTTGGCCCATGCGAAACCCTTACCCACGCAAATGACTGGCGCGATTATACTTAAACTGATGCAGCTTGAGGCGAGTTCTGACACGTCTAATACACTCAATATTTTAGTTATTAATGACCCGAGTCTTGCGAAATACTTAAGCTCAAAAGTAGGCACTAAAGTCGGAAAAATGACATTGACACAGGTATGGCAAGATACCGCTCCCAGCCAAAAAACACCCAACATTATTTACATAAATACCAATAAGCAGCTAGAGAAAACAATGGCCTATGCCAAAGGAATCAAGGCATTAACCATCAGCAACGATCTTAATCTCGCAAAAAGCGGCGTGGTGTTATTTATTTACGACGATGAAGGCTTGCCCGGCATTGCCCTGAATATCGACGCGTCTAAACGCATGGGCTACAAATGGGATGCAAAAATTCTAGAAATTTCTAAAGCCATTCAATAAGTCAGCGCGGCCTTAAGGTGCCGGCGTAGGCAGTTTTCCATCCACGAGAAAATCTTGCCGAAAAAATTCATAGGACTGACGGCCTTGAACTAAACCTAGGCCGGCCAAATATCGCACCGAATCAGTTGACGCATGACAAGTCCAAGCTTGGAATTTTTGGGGTTGACTCGCCGCGAAAACCGCCGAGTCAAACACGCCGCCATTTAACGCACTCGGGCGATTATCACGAGCCGATAAATAAACAAATATCTGCACACCGTCTGCGCGCATGGCAGCGCCTAACTGTTGCGCAACCTTATAGCTATTGGCCGAGCGCAATGCGGCACTGTATTGCGAAAAGGGTGCTATGGCTAAATTAATACCGCGGTTGCCGTGTGCGCGCACGTTAAAACTTGTGTGCTGAGAAACAACAGCTTTGGCGAAGGGTTCGCTAAGACCGCTTAAAAAAACAAAACGATAAAAAGCACATTCGGCAAACGCCGTTTCAATGTTGAGCGAGCCATAGAATAATGAAGGCTCGTGTGTACCACCGAATCGGCTACCCCACTTTAACGGAGGATAGCGAAAGGGACTGGCCAATAAATAATGTAACTTCGAGTTCAGCTTGCCGGGTTTGGAATTCTCAAGTAACGCCTCAAGCACTTGCTGCTCCTCTAGCCCATCGACTAGAGACAGCGTTGCAATACTTTCTTGAGATTCAACAACCCTGATTAATTCCGCGGTCAGCGGGCCAACAGACTGTGCTCCTTGCACCAAATTCCATACATCCATTAAACACGCCCGCGCATAGCATCCAAATACGACACCACCGATACCAGCCCTTGCACACTGACCAGCATATCCCGCGGCTTATCATTTAAATGTAGGTTCACGGTATTGAGCCAATGTAGCATTTGACTATGGCTGCCGCCCACAAGGGCAAAAAGCCCTCGATACACGCGCACCAGCAATAAGGCCAGCTCACCCTCCTTAGTGGTAGGCGCCAGCACACCCTTATCAAAAATCCGGCCAATGGTGGTTCGGTCTTTCCCGATAACCCGCCCCAACTCTTCATTCGTTAAACCCAGCGCTTGCTGGGTATTCAACAAAGCTTTACACAGCACCGCGGAGGGGTCTGGCTGATTTTTCTGCAAAGCGGACATGGCAAGCTCCCATTAATCAGATGAGCCCTTAGCATAACGAAAACAAACGCACAAATAAAGACAAATTAGTGCGTTTGCACAAACCCACCCCGCTAACCTCTCTATTTAACGTCCGCTAGCCGAGCCATCAGTAACGCCGCCCTAGCGGCCTGACTCACCAAGGTGTTCATATCCGCCGTTTCCTGATCAGTATGGCCACCAGCGCCCATTAAACCCAAACCATCCAGCGCCATATCAACCCGCCCTGCTACAAATGAAATATCAGCTGCACCCGCCTTGCGCGGATCAACAGCGCGCACTGGCCCATAGCCAAGATCTTCGCTGGCCTGACTATATAGTGCCAACAATTGCTTGTTACCCTCAGTGGGCGCCATGGGCGGGTAGCGGTCTTCGTAGCTAAAGACGGTTTTAGTGTGAGGCAAGCTAGCGGCAGCAATCTTGGCCATAGCGGCCCAAGCCTGTTGTTGCTGCTCGGCCGAAATGGCCCGTAAATCGCCACTGACCTTAGCGCTGGCGGCGATGACATTGGCTTTGCCGAATGCCTTACCTCGTCCATCGTCCGCCAGATCAATATCGGTGCCGGCAACCACAACGCCGGGGTTGAAGGTCAGTAAAGCCTGACCAGACAGAGCCTCCCGAAAGGCATTCAACACCCGCGCCATTTCAAAAATGGCGCCGTCGCCCATGCCAGGCTGGAAGATTTGCGACGAGTGCGCGGGTCGCCCCTGCACGGAAAGACGCCAGTTTGCCGCGCTGCGACGCGCAATCACGGCCGTTTCCGGGTTGCTATCGCCATCTTCGAAACCCAAGGCTATATCCGCCCAATCACCAGCTTCAACTAGCGCCTGGGTCGCTAACACCATGGGCGTGCCGCGGCTTTCCTCATCGCCCGTTAATAGCACCCGTATCTGCAATTGATCGAGCAGGCCGGCGGTTTTCAAGGCCTTAAGCGCCAGCAACATCACCACATCACCGCCTTTCATGTCGGTGATGCCAGGGCCGCGAACATAGCGTTCATCGACCACCTGAAAACGTTGAAACTCGCTGTCTTGCGCAAATACCGTATCCAAGTGCCCGATTAGCAATATTTTCGGGCCAACCTTGCCGTATTCTGCAACTAAGTGCCCGGCTCGATTAAAACCACTGCCATCCAACCATGTAACCTGAAAGCCGAGTGCTTCAAATTCCGGCGCGAACACATCGGCCACGGCTTTCACGCCAGCGAGGTTATCGGTACCGCTATTGATGTTAACCGCTCGCTCTAACAACTGAATGCCATAGGCTTTATCCGCAGCCACGGAGGTGGCAATTTGCCTGACTACATCTTGCTCGGCATCAACGGCGCAGCTCGCACAAGAAAACAGCAACAGGAAAAAACACCATTTAGCATTCATAGACATGCTGACTCCAACGGAAAATTGATCGGCAAGGTTGGTCGCTAAGGTCTATCGCAATCACTTCACTTAGCTGGCTTGCGTCGAACATATAACGTCTTCAAAACCTTGGCAACCAGCACTCCCTGCTCATCGATCACATCGATTGAAAACTGGGGAAGATATTTATCACCACTGTCTGTTTGCCGGCGTATTTCAGCGAGGGCCTCATCGCTTACCAACATCTTGGCACGCACTCGAGATCGGCCAGGTTTCACGTACTCAATGTGTGCCGCCTTATCCCAAACAATATAATCCGGCCCCAGCAGTTTGATCAGCATTAACATATATTGCGGATCGACCATGGAGTACAAGCTACCACCGAAATGTGAGCCCATATAATTTTTGTTATACCAACGCAGCTTCAACTCGACATGACACTCGCGCCAGTCTTTCGCCATATAGGTGACTTTTACCCCGGCGCCCAAATAAGGCCCGTACCAATTCAATAAGCGCCTTAAAACATCTGGCTTCACATTCAACACCCTTAAAAACTGACAATAAAAAAGCCAGCGAGCCGGCTTTTTTTAAAACATTACACGTCGTTGGTAGCAACCTTATAGTTAGGATCTTCCAATACATTGACCTCGCAGAGGTTCCCAGCCTGATGCAAGAGCGAGATGCAATCTTTGCTGAGATGCCTTAAATGCAAGGTTTTACCGGCTGCGCGGTATTTTTCCGCCAACGAATCAATGGCCTCAATGGCTGAGTGATCTGCAACACGAGAGCGCTGAAATTCAATCACCACATGCTCTGGGTCTGCCGCCGGATTGAATAACTCTTTGAAGTTTGCCACCGAACCGAAAAAGATAGGCCCGCGCAACTCATAGACCTTGTAGCCCTGTTGATCAATATATGTATGTACGTGAATGTGTTTGGCATGCTGCCAAGCGAATACCAGTGCCGAAACGATTACGCCAGCCACAACGGCAATAGCCAAGTCGAATACCACGGTAATTGCGGACACTAAAATTAAAATTAACGCGTCTGAGCGCGGAATTTTCCGAATAATACGCAGTGACGACCACTCAAAGGTACCGAGCACGACCATAAACATAATGCCCACCAAAGCGGCCAATGGAATCATTTCGATGTATTGCGCACCAAATAAAATAAACAATAACAATACAACGGCAGCGGTAATACCGGAGAGTCGGCCACGGCCGCCGGAATTAATGTTAATCATACTCTGACCGATCATCGCACAACCGCCCATGCCACCGAAAAAGCCATTAACGGTGTTAGCAATGCCTTGGCCTAAGCACTCGCGATTACCACTGCCTCGGGTATCGGTAATTTCATCAATCAGTGACAAGGTCAGCAATGACTCAATCAAGCCAATAGCGGCAATAATAATGGCGTAGGGAAAAATGATCACCAAGGTATCCCAGGTGAAGGGAACAGACGGAATGGCGAAGCTAGGCAATTCGCCTTTCAAGGTCGCCGTTGCAGCCTCTTCCGCGGGCAGCATGTCGCGAACAAAATCAATGACCGTGCGGGCTTCCAAATCCAACCCCAGCACCGCGAGCGTTACGGCAATAATGGCGACCAAACCCGCCGGCACCGCTTGGGTCAGTTTCGGCAGGAAGTGCATAATTGCCATGGTCAGCGCAATCAAAATGCCCATGGTGTAAAGCATCTCACCTTGCAGCCAATGCATGTTGCCATCGTCGCCTTTAAGCATGAATTGCCCCATTTGCGCGAGGAAAATCACAATGGCCAAGCCATTAACGAAGCCCAACATAACCGGGTATGGCACCATGCGAATAAACTTACCCAGTTTCAGCACCCCAGCTAATATTTGCAGCAAGCCTGCCAACACCACCATGGCAAATAAATATTGAACGCCATGCTCGGCCACCAGCGACACCATCACCACGGCAGTGGCACCGGTCGCGCCCGAGATCATACCTGGCCGGCCACCAAACACGGCGGTCAAAAGCCCCATCATAAACGCCGCATAGAGTCCGACCATGGGCTCGACACCGGCAACGAAGGCAAAGGCCACGGCCTCCGGCACCAACGCCAACGCGACTGTCATGCCAGACAACAGGTCGTTCTTGACGTTCGACTGAGCGCCATTAATAAGATTGAACATGGATTACCCCAAATAACGTAAGTTGTAGCCTAGCAGCAGATCAATGGCACTAAGTTTAATAAAAGGATTAATAAGCGCGCACTTCAATGAAATAACGGAAACCAGCTAAATGACTAAACCAGTAAAATGATCTAAAAAGCAAACCGCACCCGCTGAAAGGGCGCAGATTCTACCAGAAAGGGAGACCTTAGACCACGCTGAGACCTAGAGACCGGGGCAAAAGCCACTCAGACTAAGGCGCTAAATGGCCGGTAAACTCGCGGTATAGATGGTCGTGCTGGATAAGCCGACGGCTAATATCGCGCGACATATTTAAAAGTAAAATCGTAAAGAGTGCAGGGTTCTGAGTTTGGAGCTCAGTAAAGGTGTGGCTCGATAACGCGAGGACCTCAGCCATTTCCAGGCAGGTTGCCGTGTCACTGTGCGGCTGAATACCGAGCAGCGCGGTATCGCCAAAAGTTGCCCCCGCACCGAGATCTTCCTTAACCGTGGATGATAAAGCCGTGGCAACAGAAAGGCGCACCCTGCCGGAAATTAATAAATAGACCGCGTCGGGCAAATCGCCACTACGGTAGACGCATTCACCCGGGCGCAGGACTTTCAAATAACAACGATGCAGTAAACCAGATATGCTCGCTGCATCAACGCCGCCAAATAACGCCGACAACTTTGCCGTCGGTAGTACAATACGCTCTAGATAATCATCGCCTTGGCTCTGACTACCACTATCATTAAACCAACGACTAAAATTCGCCGCACTATAACAAGTCATAGGCATCTCCAATGGCGGAGCGATGCAACCGCCTCAACACTTAGACACAGCAGTGGGCAAAAGTTTCAACCATTCATCGCAGAAACCCTTGCGATAAAAAAGCCGAGCATAAAAGCTCGGCGTTTAACAGGCAGATGCATTTACTTAGGTGAAAGTAATTCTAATTTATAGCCATCCGGATCTTCGACAAAAGCCAAAATAGTAGAGCCATGTTTCATTGGCCCAGGCTCGCGCACAACTTTGCCACCTGCAGCGCGGATGCGCTCGCAGGCGGCGTAGACATCGGGCACCTCGATGGCTAAATGACCAAAGCCAGTACCCAGCTCATAGCTTTCAGTATCCCAATTATGGGTTAGCTCCAGCACGGTATTTGATTTCTCGTCGCCGTAGCCCAGAAAAGCCAAGGTAAACTTACCATCGGGATAATCGTGCTGACGGATCAGCGTCATGCCCATAACATCAGTATAAAAGGCAATTGACTTGTTTAAGTTACCCACCCGCAACATGGTATGTAAAAGACGCATAGATTTCCCCTATTTATTGGGCTGAAACAATTTTATCTAAATGCGGGTAAATATCCGCAAGTGCTAGCTCTGGTAGCAAATCTTTAACACAGCGGTTATCCACGCAATCGGTTTTACGGTGATTCGCCGCGCTCACACAGGGCGAGCACGCCAAACCTAAATATAAGGCTGAGGAGTTACCCAACGAGCTGTACAGCGCCGGGGTTTCCGGGCCGAAGATAACAAAACTGCGCAGCGGTGTTACTGCAGAAAAATGACCAGGGCCAGAATCATTTGTCAGCATCATATCGGCGACAAAATACAGCGGCACCAAGTCTTTAAAAGCAAATTTACCCGCCGAGTTTACACAGCGTGAATTGGCGACAGATTGACACAGAGCCTGTGCACCAGGAAATTCAGCTGGCGCACCGGTGATTACCACTAGAATGTCGTCATAGCGAGCTAAGAGGTTATCAATTACGACTTTAAAATGCTCCGCTGGCCAGCGGCGCTGAGGTAGTAGGTCGCTGGCATTGGGATTAATCAACACCACGCGCTGACCGACGCGATAATCGCCATAGAGTGCCGTTAGGGTAGCGTGTACGCGCGCAATAGCCGACTCATCCCGAGGCGCCTGAGCAAGTACAATATCCTCATCTTTAATTAATGA
Encoded proteins:
- a CDS encoding TonB-dependent receptor plug domain-containing protein; protein product: MKSQLITPLPLALATFIWGTAAQAQSNNDLDDMSLDELLGQRTALHESTKTGSAVSETLRDAPAAMVVVTAQQIDRSGYDSLDDLVLDLPGFDTVVTNGTMQVVAYQRGYRTPWTQRTLVLINGRVDNHLWNQSAQLSRQYPINSIERVEVLYGPSAAVYGPNAFLGVINIITKSAADTEPNSTTMAATLYTGSFDSRALDLSLRGNYGDIGFSLGGRLFSSDEPDISDYSQWGYTNPALLSDPDIWGNGIGLGTDPATGNLSPAGDVNVDGQVQDGEKVRGKAVGTYYDPSDNRSIFAEINIKNWTLGGTYWATDEAYGPYYSFADGQPNAHWVHTSGQAFLNNKTNLNDQTMLSTDLVYRENRVGGDWIESFDTDVSFSKWNNFSSAWRFEQQIDHAVDENLSVSLGIKYEQKRLAKLYLICNYFDGLGLCPAQAENSSDGMSSDGSGVVNAADISSLNPSPMSPSVGERTTPKSNQIDTIDQGVFGQFIYDIGKWRVNAGVRWDNNSEYGSDINPRIAAIYHHTAATTFKLIYGEAFQEPSPKELYGEYNGRDANQTLAPEKARNLEFITIHQGKYALHDLSLYAAQYTNVIAGSENVGGRDIHGFEYRGDIRLGNPISNSADITGKFYYTYTRALAEQQFDNGQGIWVDDYDTQGDIAPHKVTLIVNLPIQQHWNFNLRGNWVSARELYSENPLRDQNIQAKAFFKLDGNLTLAINQWRLGLKVENILSENYLMPGVESASSGNDFSIDADGFENSMLVQVNKPIFTFSMGAEF
- a CDS encoding YfiR family protein — protein: MSKYFYANAVQILAVALISLLLIPLAHAKPLPTQMTGAIILKLMQLEASSDTSNTLNILVINDPSLAKYLSSKVGTKVGKMTLTQVWQDTAPSQKTPNIIYINTNKQLEKTMAYAKGIKALTISNDLNLAKSGVVLFIYDDEGLPGIALNIDASKRMGYKWDAKILEISKAIQ
- a CDS encoding RES family NAD+ phosphorylase: MDVWNLVQGAQSVGPLTAELIRVVESQESIATLSLVDGLEEQQVLEALLENSKPGKLNSKLHYLLASPFRYPPLKWGSRFGGTHEPSLFYGSLNIETAFAECAFYRFVFLSGLSEPFAKAVVSQHTSFNVRAHGNRGINLAIAPFSQYSAALRSANSYKVAQQLGAAMRADGVQIFVYLSARDNRPSALNGGVFDSAVFAASQPQKFQAWTCHASTDSVRYLAGLGLVQGRQSYEFFRQDFLVDGKLPTPAP
- a CDS encoding MbcA/ParS/Xre antitoxin family protein — protein: MSALQKNQPDPSAVLCKALLNTQQALGLTNEELGRVIGKDRTTIGRIFDKGVLAPTTKEGELALLLVRVYRGLFALVGGSHSQMLHWLNTVNLHLNDKPRDMLVSVQGLVSVVSYLDAMRGRV
- a CDS encoding M20/M25/M40 family metallo-hydrolase encodes the protein MSMNAKWCFFLLLFSCASCAVDAEQDVVRQIATSVAADKAYGIQLLERAVNINSGTDNLAGVKAVADVFAPEFEALGFQVTWLDGSGFNRAGHLVAEYGKVGPKILLIGHLDTVFAQDSEFQRFQVVDERYVRGPGITDMKGGDVVMLLALKALKTAGLLDQLQIRVLLTGDEESRGTPMVLATQALVEAGDWADIALGFEDGDSNPETAVIARRSAANWRLSVQGRPAHSSQIFQPGMGDGAIFEMARVLNAFREALSGQALLTFNPGVVVAGTDIDLADDGRGKAFGKANVIAASAKVSGDLRAISAEQQQQAWAAMAKIAAASLPHTKTVFSYEDRYPPMAPTEGNKQLLALYSQASEDLGYGPVRAVDPRKAGAADISFVAGRVDMALDGLGLMGAGGHTDQETADMNTLVSQAARAALLMARLADVK
- a CDS encoding DUF4442 domain-containing protein, coding for MKPDVLRRLLNWYGPYLGAGVKVTYMAKDWRECHVELKLRWYNKNYMGSHFGGSLYSMVDPQYMLMLIKLLGPDYIVWDKAAHIEYVKPGRSRVRAKMLVSDEALAEIRRQTDSGDKYLPQFSIDVIDEQGVLVAKVLKTLYVRRKPAK
- a CDS encoding SulP family inorganic anion transporter; the encoded protein is MFNLINGAQSNVKNDLLSGMTVALALVPEAVAFAFVAGVEPMVGLYAAFMMGLLTAVFGGRPGMISGATGATAVVMVSLVAEHGVQYLFAMVVLAGLLQILAGVLKLGKFIRMVPYPVMLGFVNGLAIVIFLAQMGQFMLKGDDGNMHWLQGEMLYTMGILIALTMAIMHFLPKLTQAVPAGLVAIIAVTLAVLGLDLEARTVIDFVRDMLPAEEAATATLKGELPSFAIPSVPFTWDTLVIIFPYAIIIAAIGLIESLLTLSLIDEITDTRGSGNRECLGQGIANTVNGFFGGMGGCAMIGQSMININSGGRGRLSGITAAVVLLLFILFGAQYIEMIPLAALVGIMFMVVLGTFEWSSLRIIRKIPRSDALILILVSAITVVFDLAIAVVAGVIVSALVFAWQHAKHIHVHTYIDQQGYKVYELRGPIFFGSVANFKELFNPAADPEHVVIEFQRSRVADHSAIEAIDSLAEKYRAAGKTLHLRHLSKDCISLLHQAGNLCEVNVLEDPNYKVATNDV
- a CDS encoding cyclic nucleotide-binding domain-containing protein — encoded protein: MTCYSAANFSRWFNDSGSQSQGDDYLERIVLPTAKLSALFGGVDAASISGLLHRCYLKVLRPGECVYRSGDLPDAVYLLISGRVRLSVATALSSTVKEDLGAGATFGDTALLGIQPHSDTATCLEMAEVLALSSHTFTELQTQNPALFTILLLNMSRDISRRLIQHDHLYREFTGHLAP
- the gloA gene encoding lactoylglutathione lyase, whose translation is MRLLHTMLRVGNLNKSIAFYTDVMGMTLIRQHDYPDGKFTLAFLGYGDEKSNTVLELTHNWDTESYELGTGFGHLAIEVPDVYAACERIRAAGGKVVREPGPMKHGSTILAFVEDPDGYKLELLSPK
- a CDS encoding glycosyltransferase family 9 protein, translated to MKVDTMRKIDRWAGVPLCFLLSLWFKLWQLLFKPKAVPAKNVLFLELSEMGSAIIADPALRYVKEQEGAQVFFAIFKKNVGSLHLLNTIDEKNLFTFCEDNLFTLVVDTFRFMLWCRKNKIDTVVDMEMFSRVSALLSRISGAVNLIGFVAYHSEGLYRGNFLTRPVVYNAHHHIAKNFMALSHTAMSQEEQLPFCKSLIKDEDIVLAQAPRDESAIARVHATLTALYGDYRVGQRVVLINPNASDLLPQRRWPAEHFKVVIDNLLARYDDILVVITGAPAEFPGAQALCQSVANSRCVNSAGKFAFKDLVPLYFVADMMLTNDSGPGHFSAVTPLRSFVIFGPETPALYSSLGNSSALYLGLACSPCVSAANHRKTDCVDNRCVKDLLPELALADIYPHLDKIVSAQ